The proteins below come from a single Ictidomys tridecemlineatus isolate mIctTri1 chromosome 8, mIctTri1.hap1, whole genome shotgun sequence genomic window:
- the Rhag gene encoding ammonium transporter Rh type A, translating to MRFSFPLMALGLEVAMIVLFGLFAEYETDHGMIYQPNTTQITESERFFQLYPLFQDVHVMIFVGFGFLMTFLKKYGFSGVGINLFVAALGLQWGIIIQGILHSHGEKIQIGIKNIINADFSTATVLISFGAVLGKTSPIQMLIMTILEIAAFAGNEYLVGEIFQATDIGASMTIHAFGAYFGLAVAGILYRSGLRKGHRNEESTYNSDLFAMIGTIFLWIFWPSFNSAIAEPGDEQNRAIVNTYFSLAACVLTAFAFSSLVTHGGKLNMVHIQNATLAGGVAVGTCADMDISPYVAMIIGSIAGVVSVLGYKLLTPCFATKLRIHDTCGVHNLHGLPGVIGGLASIVAIVMGKSKKSTIAMQAAALGSSIGTAIVGGILTGLILKIPFWEQPSDQNCYDDSVYWEVPPEKEYERHFQLHNLLEPEA from the exons ATGAGGTTCAGTTTTCCTCTCATGGCCTTAGGCCTAGAGGTGGCTATGATTGTTTTATTTGGATTATTTGCAGAGTATGAGACGGATCATGGTATGATATACCAACCCAATACCACCCAGATAACAGAATCGGAGAGATTCTTCCAGTTATATCCTC TATTCCAAGATGTGCATGTAATGATATTTGTTGGGTTTGGCTTCCTCATGACCTTTCTGAAAAAATATGGCTTCAGCGGTGTGGGTATCAACCTGTTTGTCGCTGCTTTGGGCCTCCAATGGGGCATTATTATACAAGGGATCCTGCACAGCCATGGAGAGAAAATTCAGATTGGAATCAAAAA catAATAAATGCAGACTTCAGTACAGCCACTGTTCTGATTTCTTTTGGAGCTGTCCTAGGAAAAACAAGTCCCATCCAAATGCTCATCATGACAATTTTAGAAATTGCTGCCTTTGCTGGCAATGAATATCTGGTTGGTGAGATATTTCAG GCCACTGATATTGGGGCATCAATGACCATCCACGCCTTTGGGGCCTACTTTGGCTTGGCTGTAGCAGGCATCTTATATCGATCTGGCCTGAGAAAGGGGCATAGGAATGAAGAGTCTACGTACAACTCGGACTTGTTTGCAATGATTG GGACTATTTTTCTATGGATATTTTGGCCCAGCTTTAATTCAGCCATTGCAGAACCTGGAGACGAACAGAATAGGGCCATCGTCAACACTTACTTCTCTCTTGCTGCCTGTGTGCTCACAGCCTTTGCCTTCTCCAGCCTTGTCACACATGGAGGCAAGCTCAACATG GTGCACATTCAGAATGCTACCCTCGCAGGAGGAGTTGCTGTGGGCACTTGTGCAGACATGGATATTAGCCCATATGTGGCTATGATCATTGGAAGCATTGCAGGAGTTGTCTCCGTGCTTGGATACAAGTTACTGACT CCTTGTTTTGCTACTAAATTGAGGATCCATGATACCTGCGGGGTGCACAACCTGCATGGCTTACCTGGCGTGATAGGAGGCCTCGCAAGCATTGTGGCCATAGTCATGGGAAAATCTAAAAA GTCTACCATAGCCATGCAAGCAGCTGCCTTGGGTTCTTCCATTGGAACAGCAATTGTTGGAGGTATTCTTACAG GTTTAATTCTAAAGATACCTTTCTGGGAACAGCCATCTGACCAGAATTGCTATGATGATTCTGTTTATTGGGAG gtcCCTCCAGAGAAAGAATATGAGAGACACTTCCAACTCCACAACCTTCTGGAACCTGAAGCCTAA